The nucleotide window CGAACGCCTGCATGGAGAGATCCTTGACGATACTGTTCACCATCTCCGCTGCTTCCGGAGGGATCGTGTCCAGATAGGTATCCATGGAGACACCGCGCACGAAAGCATCCAGTGCGTTTTTGACAGCGGCGAAGCCGTCATCGGTGAGTTCGATCATCCGGCTCTGGTAACGGAGGGTGGGCATGACGGGAAGGGATACCTTGTATTCAGACCCGGTCAACCAGCACCGGGTAGCGGTGGCTGTACCAGAATACCCCTGCCGCCAGCAGGGCGAGGTTCAGGAGCAGGGCCACACCCCATACTTCCGGCGGCCCCACGCGCCCTTCGATCACCACGAGACGTCCCAGCACCGCCCACTGCGCCAGCGGGTTGAACCCAAGGGAGGCGGTGCCGAGAAAGCCGGGGAGTTTTTCCTGGGGATAGAAAACAGGCGAGAGAAACAGCCATCCCTGCAATGCCCAGTGCAGGAGCGGCTGGAGTTCGCGCCGCTCGATGAAAAAGGCGGCTGCCAGTAGCGACAGGCCGGTCAGGCCGGCGATCTGTATGCCGATCACCGCGGGGACCAGCAGCATGGTGGGATGTCCGCGACCCACGACGGTGAGAATCAGGATGCCCGCAGTCGTGGCGATCCCTTGGGTGATGAGGGCAGGCCCGCAGGGGACCAGCGGAACCAGATACTTGTTGACCGGGTAGCAGCGGATGAGCTGGGCGCGCTCGAACATGGAAACGCTCGCCCGGACGAGCGACTCCTGCAGCGCCAGGAAGGGTAGCAGGCCCAGGAACAGGGCCGACACGTAGCCAGTCAGTCCGCCGCCACCGAACCGGACATCCAGAACCCCGAAAAAGACCACGGTCATGAACAACAGGTAAAACATCGGCTGGAACAGCACCCAGAACTTGGCGGCGAAGCTTCCGCCATAGCGGATCTTGAGGTCCGTGATGACCAGGTTGCGGTAAATCCGCCAGATACCCTTCATGGCTGGGGCTCTCCGGGCTGGCTCCCGCCCCGCTGAAACGGGTTCCAGATGACCGGGAGCGTGACGACGCCGGAGCGATGGGCCCGGTCGCCCTTGCTGTTGTTCACGGCAAATACCCGCCGGTTCTGCATGGGATCGTGGTAGCCAACCAGCAGCCCTTCAGGAATGACAGCAACATTCAGACCAAAATTACCGGTAACGAGCGGCAGGCTGTCTATGCAGCCTTCCACATGCATTGTCCGGCCCGCCGCTCCACGTACGGGATAGGCGAACTGGCTGATCATGATACCGTCTTCCCGGTGCACGTAAAAAAAGAGGTCGTAATCAGCCACGGTCCCGTCGGCGACCGAGTCCAGTTCGAAGCCGAACCAGCCTCCGGTCTGGAACTGGCGTGCCTGTACCCTGTCGCGTCCGAACAGGCGGAAATTCCGGATTTGTACCGGGATATGTTGTGGCTGATAGTTCACCCACTGGCCCGAAAGTCCCCATATGCCCATGGCGACCTGCCGCCGGTCGCCGGCCGAACGCTGGTAGGTATCGATTACTTCGCCGCTGGGTCCATCCGCCATGAGGCGCCCGGATTCCAGCCACAGGGTCCGGCGGCACATGTGTTCCACGCGGTATAGGTCATGGGAGGCGAAGATGACCGATGTGCCACGATCAAGGATCGAGGCGATCTTGCGGTTGCACTTGATCTGGAACTCCTCATCGCCCACGAGCAGCACTTCGTCCAGCAGGAGGATGTCACCCGTCTCAACCGTGGCGGCGGCGAACCCCAGGCGCAGGATCATTCCCTGTGAATAGGTGGCGAGTGGTTTTCCCAGCCGGTCGCCAAGACCGCTGAAACTGGCCGCCTCGTTCCATGCAATCTCCATGCGATCTTCGGGGATGCCGCGAAGCAGGAGTGCAAGACGGAGGTTCTCGGCGCCCGACAGAACGGCCGAGAAAGGGGCCGTGAGCTCAAGGACACTTGATACCCGGCCGCTCAGGGCAATTGTGCCGCGTGTGGGAGTAAGAACTCCGGCAGCGAGCCGGAGCAGGGTGGTTTTCCCGGCCCCATTGGGGCCGACGAGACCGACCGATTCGCCCGGCTGGATCGTGAAATTCACGTCTGCCAGGGCCCAGATGCCGCCCGCCGGGTTATTGGTAGCGGCGGGCGGAACTCCCCGCCCGAACCATTTGGAAAGCCCCGAGGCTTTTAAACCGCCGGTCATCGGGATTCCGTCCTGTCCGGAACGCCGTCCGGCCCCGGTGTATCGCCGGGACGGCGGCGGAAACCTTCGGGGAGCAACCACTCGGGCACGGCGAGGTCGAGGCGAGAGGCTCCCCGCGCCATCTGGTGAAGAAGCCGGTAGAGAACCGATTGGCGCAGGTCCCTCAGGCCGGCCTTGAGCCCGGTTACCTCCTGCGTGAGCTGGTGGATCACCTGCCGGTATCCGCTGGTACTTTCTACCTCAAAACGGGACAAGGGCCCCAGTGCACTGGTGTTCTGGATGCCGGCACCGAGTTTCCGCATGGAGGCGACCGCCGTCCAGCCACGATGCTCAAGGTCCGGAAGCCGGACAGACATTTCCTCGTGTCCGACGGGCAGCACGGTTGCTCCAGCATAGGTGACGAGCCGGAACAGCCGGACGTGGGGAAAGTGCTGGCGAAGGAGACCCATGAAACGGCCCTGGCTGAACTTCACGCGATGATGGGGGTTTGAACCGGTCAGGAGTTCGTCATTGGGCACACTAATAATGACATGCCCGTCTGGCCTGACCACACGGCGGAACTCGGCCACGGCGGCGCCGGGCTCTTCCAGATGCTCGATCACTTCCATGGCGCAGACAAGATCAAAGGACCGGTCGGCATAAGGGAGCGTTTCTGCCATACCCTGCTGGAGATGAACGTTCTCGCCCAGCCGCTCGCGTGCGGCGGTAATGGCCTCTGGTGACCGGTCGAGCCCGAATAGTTCGGTGGCACCAGTGTCCCGCGCCAGACCGAGGAAAATCCCCTCACCACAGCCCACATCCAGAACCCGGCGGCTAGGCGCGAGCTGGGCGGCGAAGCGGTAGCGGGCCTCGTGCTCGAGCGAAAGCTGGGTAAGCCGGGAATAGCCAGCCCGGGTGAGCCGCTCGGGGATGTTCAAGGGGTCAGGGTTCATCGTGGAGCCCAGTATACCGGATTCAGGCAAAAGACACGCCGGCGCGAATCACGGACAAAAGAAGTGCTATGCCCCGTTCATCCCGATTCCAAGCAAACCGGCGCAGGTGCGTGAAATCTCGGTGACGTTGGACGGCTTGCGCAAAAACTGGTTTGCGCCTTCGCGGACGGCGACGATGCGGAGGTCAATGGCCGAATAGAAAAGTACCGGCATCTCCTTCCCAGCGGGGCTGTTCCGGAGCCGTTTGAGCGTTTCGAGACCGTCAATGTTCGGCATCAGATGATCCAGAACCATCAGGTCAAACTGTTCCTTTTCGAGCAGTTCCAGTGCATCCAGTCCTGACGGCACTGTCGTAACGGAGACGTCCAGCATCCGCTCCAGCGTTGTCTTGAGGAGCTTCGAGAGATTGGGGTCGTCATCGCAGACGAGAACGCGCTTGGCTACGGTCACTGGTATCTCAGATACGCCGCCGGATTTCGTCGGCGAACTCGGGCCGCTTGAGCCGGGCAGAGGCGAGGAAATGGGACAAACCGAGCCGGAAATCGTTTTCCTGTCCGGTTTCCCGGTAACGCCGGTCCAGCACGTCAAGCCGGACTGACCAGTCTTCGGCCGTCCAGGACAGCTCGTGTGCCTGGATCAGGGCCTGAATAACCGGAGGGTTCTTGCGCGGTGATGGCATAGGCGAATCCCGGGTGCTTGACGGCCTTGAGCCGTTAAATCCGGGCCTTGTTTAGCCCCCCTCACTCGGTAGGGCAAGGCCACCGGAAGATAGGATTGTCCTGGCCGAATCTGGAGTGAGGCTGGCCTCTTTAGGCTTGGGGTACGGCCCAGACGCAGACTGACTTCTGGTGGACTTGAGGCTGCACTATTTCATCAGCCGGTGACCCAGCTCATTTTCATCAAGGAACGAGAGAAAGTAGATTTGCCCGCGTTCCCGGCCGCTCAGGATGAACGCCGGGTCATGTTCTCCACGGAGCTCCATGACGGCACCGGCTTCCAGGCGGAAGCGGGTACCAGCCGGGAGGGTATCGCCGGGTTTCAGGGGGAAACGATCCTGTTTGCGGGCTGTCAGCCGTGCGGCCTCTCCCTGAAGCCGTATGACGGCGACTTCACCTCTGATTCGAATAGACTCGAACGGTACGGCCATAATACCGTTAGCCTGTCATGGGGCGTTTCGGCCAGCAAGCCGGACGTCCAGACGTGCCGGAGGTAGCAGTCTGATCCCTCGCACCAAACAGCGGGCAAGTGTCGCACGGACGGTCACGTTCGGCGTACTGCTGACCATCGCGGCCGTGACGCTCACTGTGGGCTGGAATATCCTGATGGTGCGGGACTATCTGCACCTGCGCCAGCTTAAGGAGCGGATCGGAGCCTCGCACTGGGTGGTGCTGGGGTTCGGGTCGCTTTTTTTCGCCCTTATCATCACCGGACTCATCCTGTTCATCATCCGGCTGGTCCGGCAGATACGGCTGAACGAGCAGCAACAGTCGTTCATCGATTCGATCACCCATGAGCTGAAGACACCCCTGGCGTCGCTGTCGCTCTATCTCGAAACGCTGCAGAGCCGTGACGTGGACCCGCCAATACGAAACGAGTTCTACGGGACCATGCGCAAGGAACTCGACCGGCTGAACCGGGTTATCGACGAGGTACTCCAAGTCCAGACGATTGATGCATTTGACTACCGGGACCGGTTCCAGACGGTGGGACTGGGGCAGTTGCTTGATGAATGCGTACGGGATGCCAGGGAGCGGTACGGTTTGGCTGCGGAGCAGTGTGACTGGAGCCGGACCGGAGACGCGGCCGTATGGGGTGACATGGAACTGCTCCGGGTGCTGTTCCGCAACCTGCTGGATAACGCAGTCAAGTATAGCGGCGACCGGATCCGTATCCGGATCGCGATGGATTGCACGGTTCCCGGACAGGCGGTTGTCACGGTATCCGACGAAGGTGTCGGGATATCGACTTCCGCGCTGGGCTATGTGTTTGACCGGTTTTATCGCGCCCCGGACGATCAGGTGAAACGACGGTCTGGTTCTGGTCTTGGCCTGTATCTCGCCGCCCGGTCCGTTGGCCTGCACAAGGGAAAGATCGAGGCACTGTCAGAAGGCGAGGGTAAGGGGACGACGTTCCGGGTCATTCTGCCTGTGATGGACGAGGCCGCGCTCGCCGCCGTTTCCGGTGTGCAGATGGAGCAGACCCATGCCTAAGCTGCTGCTGGTGGAGGACGATACGGCACTCGCGCGGGGACTCCAGTTCAACTTGGACCAGGAGGGTTTCGAAGTAACGGTCGTGGATGACGGCCGGGTGGCGAGTGACCGCGTGCAGAAGGAAAAATTCGATCTCGTCGTGCTCGATGGCATGCTGCCGGGAATGGACGGTACCGAAGTGGTACGCAGCATGCGCAAGGCCGATAACTATACGCCGGTGCTGATGCTCACGGCCCGTTCCCTGCCGGATGACCATATGCGAGGCCTCGAAGCCGGAGCGGATGACTATCTTACCAAACCGTTCGATTTCCGGGTACTGCTGGCACATATCAACGGGTTGCTTCGCCGGGAGCAGTGGCTGAAAGGGAATGGTTCGACCGGTACAGGAGGCCCGGTCCGGATGGGGGTAGCCACGGTGGATTTCGCCCGGCACGAACTGGTCCGGGAGGGAGAGCATCATACGCTGACCATGAAGGAAGCGATGCTGCTGAAGCTGTTTGCCACCAACCCCGGCAGGCTGGTCCCCCGCGCCGAATTGCTGGAAAAGGTATGGGATCTGCGGCCGGACACCAATACCCGAACGGCGGACGCTTTCATCGTCCGGCTCCGGCGGTTTATCGAGAAAGACCCGGTGGAACCCCAGTATCTTGTTACGGTGCGGGGCCTTGGGTACCGGTACGATCCGGAAGGTTCCGGCGAACCTCCCGCTTCCATGTGATAGAGTCGCTGCCTCAAATGCATCAAGGAAAGGCGGACCTCAGGCATGGCCCAGCGCCCGACACCCGTTCCCTCTGAAAAACTGTCGCTGTGGAGGCGCATCGCACTCCATGTCTGGGGCGAGCCCACGTCGCCCACGATCTGCGCGACCCGTGACTACGATGTCGAGAACGCCATTCGGTTTCTGGACTGGTACAACAGCGCCCATGAAACGCACGTCACGATGACTGCGCTGCTTATCAAGGCAGCGGCGCTCAGTATCCAGAAATACCCGGAACTGAACCGGCGGATTGTGGCTGGACGTCTTTACGACCTTCCCACGATCGATATCGCCGCGCCGGTGAACCTGGGAGGCCAGGGCGAGACGGCGATGATCCTGATCCGGGACGCGGACAAAAAAACGCTCGATGAAATCGCCACTGACCTGAAAGGACGGGTCAGGGCGACAAAGGAGACCAGTTCGAAGCTGGAAAACCAGAACGAGATCGGAAAAATTATCGATGCCGTTCCTCCGTTCATATTGGGAGCGGTCGTTCGGGTGGCGAAGTTTGCCGTGACAAATTTCAATATCGCCGAGCTGGTTCCGAACATGGATATGAGCCCCGGCAGTTTTTCAGTCAGCTCACTCGGCATGAATGAGGCAGCGACGTTCACGGGTCTCGCCCTCATGCCGCCTGCCGGCATGGGTGTGGTGGGATCAATGATCGTGGGGCGGGTCGAGCCTAAGCCAGTCGCCGAAAATGGAAAGGTGGTGATCCGGCACCGGTTGCCGCTCATGGCATTTTTTGATCACCGCGCTGTGGATGGCTGGAAGATCACCCGTTACGGGCAGTTCTGGCAGGATTTCCTGAAAAATCCCGGCGCCTTCCTCGATATCGAGTGGGACATGAACGGACCATCCCGGTCAAAAGGACCGAAGACAGCGAAGCCAAGACGCGGCATGAAGAACAAATAGGCGGGCCTCTCATCCCAAGGACGGGGGCCGGACCGGCAGGATTACCGTCATTGTCGTGCCCTCACCAGGGGCGCTTTTCACCTCGATGCGGCCGCCATGGGCTTCGACCGATCGGTGAGTGATGGCGAGGCCAAGGCCTGCTCCCCGGTTCTTGGTCGTAAAAAACGGTTCAAAAATACGCTCCTGCATTTCCGGCGGAATCCCCTTGCCGGTATCGGTTACGGTAACGCGGCACCACTCCTGGTCGCAGGCAATGTGTGTGCGGATCGTACCCGAGTTGTTCATTGCATGCGCGGCATTGATGAGCAGGTTCAGGAACACTCCGCGGAGAAGCTCCGTATCGCCTGTGCAGCGGGCCTGGTCCCCGGATAACTCGACATGGACTTGCCGGAAGTCGGCATCCTGTGATGCGTTTCTGACAGTCTCCTGAAAGAGG belongs to Deltaproteobacteria bacterium and includes:
- a CDS encoding ABC transporter permease, producing MKGIWRIYRNLVITDLKIRYGGSFAAKFWVLFQPMFYLLFMTVVFFGVLDVRFGGGGLTGYVSALFLGLLPFLALQESLVRASVSMFERAQLIRCYPVNKYLVPLVPCGPALITQGIATTAGILILTVVGRGHPTMLLVPAVIGIQIAGLTGLSLLAAAFFIERRELQPLLHWALQGWLFLSPVFYPQEKLPGFLGTASLGFNPLAQWAVLGRLVVIEGRVGPPEVWGVALLLNLALLAAGVFWYSHRYPVLVDRV
- a CDS encoding ABC transporter ATP-binding protein, with product MTGGLKASGLSKWFGRGVPPAATNNPAGGIWALADVNFTIQPGESVGLVGPNGAGKTTLLRLAAGVLTPTRGTIALSGRVSSVLELTAPFSAVLSGAENLRLALLLRGIPEDRMEIAWNEAASFSGLGDRLGKPLATYSQGMILRLGFAAATVETGDILLLDEVLLVGDEEFQIKCNRKIASILDRGTSVIFASHDLYRVEHMCRRTLWLESGRLMADGPSGEVIDTYQRSAGDRRQVAMGIWGLSGQWVNYQPQHIPVQIRNFRLFGRDRVQARQFQTGGWFGFELDSVADGTVADYDLFFYVHREDGIMISQFAYPVRGAAGRTMHVEGCIDSLPLVTGNFGLNVAVIPEGLLVGYHDPMQNRRVFAVNNSKGDRAHRSGVVTLPVIWNPFQRGGSQPGEPQP
- a CDS encoding class I SAM-dependent methyltransferase; this translates as MNPDPLNIPERLTRAGYSRLTQLSLEHEARYRFAAQLAPSRRVLDVGCGEGIFLGLARDTGATELFGLDRSPEAITAARERLGENVHLQQGMAETLPYADRSFDLVCAMEVIEHLEEPGAAVAEFRRVVRPDGHVIISVPNDELLTGSNPHHRVKFSQGRFMGLLRQHFPHVRLFRLVTYAGATVLPVGHEEMSVRLPDLEHRGWTAVASMRKLGAGIQNTSALGPLSRFEVESTSGYRQVIHQLTQEVTGLKAGLRDLRQSVLYRLLHQMARGASRLDLAVPEWLLPEGFRRRPGDTPGPDGVPDRTESR
- a CDS encoding response regulator → MTVAKRVLVCDDDPNLSKLLKTTLERMLDVSVTTVPSGLDALELLEKEQFDLMVLDHLMPNIDGLETLKRLRNSPAGKEMPVLFYSAIDLRIVAVREGANQFLRKPSNVTEISRTCAGLLGIGMNGA
- a CDS encoding HAMP domain-containing histidine kinase, whose amino-acid sequence is MTLTVGWNILMVRDYLHLRQLKERIGASHWVVLGFGSLFFALIITGLILFIIRLVRQIRLNEQQQSFIDSITHELKTPLASLSLYLETLQSRDVDPPIRNEFYGTMRKELDRLNRVIDEVLQVQTIDAFDYRDRFQTVGLGQLLDECVRDARERYGLAAEQCDWSRTGDAAVWGDMELLRVLFRNLLDNAVKYSGDRIRIRIAMDCTVPGQAVVTVSDEGVGISTSALGYVFDRFYRAPDDQVKRRSGSGLGLYLAARSVGLHKGKIEALSEGEGKGTTFRVILPVMDEAALAAVSGVQMEQTHA
- a CDS encoding response regulator transcription factor; the protein is MPKLLLVEDDTALARGLQFNLDQEGFEVTVVDDGRVASDRVQKEKFDLVVLDGMLPGMDGTEVVRSMRKADNYTPVLMLTARSLPDDHMRGLEAGADDYLTKPFDFRVLLAHINGLLRREQWLKGNGSTGTGGPVRMGVATVDFARHELVREGEHHTLTMKEAMLLKLFATNPGRLVPRAELLEKVWDLRPDTNTRTADAFIVRLRRFIEKDPVEPQYLVTVRGLGYRYDPEGSGEPPASM
- a CDS encoding 2-oxo acid dehydrogenase subunit E2 — its product is MAQRPTPVPSEKLSLWRRIALHVWGEPTSPTICATRDYDVENAIRFLDWYNSAHETHVTMTALLIKAAALSIQKYPELNRRIVAGRLYDLPTIDIAAPVNLGGQGETAMILIRDADKKTLDEIATDLKGRVRATKETSSKLENQNEIGKIIDAVPPFILGAVVRVAKFAVTNFNIAELVPNMDMSPGSFSVSSLGMNEAATFTGLALMPPAGMGVVGSMIVGRVEPKPVAENGKVVIRHRLPLMAFFDHRAVDGWKITRYGQFWQDFLKNPGAFLDIEWDMNGPSRSKGPKTAKPRRGMKNK